A single genomic interval of Longimicrobiales bacterium harbors:
- a CDS encoding FAD-linked oxidase C-terminal domain-containing protein produces MAQPPGERLPREVLAGLTKILDGAGVITDAGSLLVYESDGLTAYRFRPRAVLLPRDTAQTAQCVRILADAGIPWVARGAGTGLSGGALALSNAVVISLARMDSIIDVDAGNRRARVQPGVVNVELSAAVAGAGLYYAPDPSSQTVCTIGGNVAENAGGPHCLKYGTTTNHIVGLTVVTTDGNVIELDTGAADGGLDLVGVFVGSEGTFGIATEITVRLLAIPEAVETLLALFDDVDDASRAVSALIAAGLLPAALEMVDREAIRAVEASAYAAGLPTDIAGALVIEFDGSPAAVKTDADEAVEICRQGGAREVQRATDEAERQRLWYARKKAFGAMGRIAPDILVQDAVVPRSKLPATLREIYEIAARHGLVMCNMFHAGDGNLHPTLVFDRRDPDQVRRVELASKEMMITCVRAGGTITGEHGVGLDKREYMEMIFSEEEMAVMCDIRRAFDPLGLANPAKVLPIRVCREWVGPATRRVADPAG; encoded by the coding sequence GTGGCACAGCCTCCGGGCGAGCGTCTGCCGCGTGAGGTGCTGGCAGGGTTGACCAAGATCCTCGACGGCGCCGGGGTCATAACGGATGCGGGATCCCTGCTCGTATACGAGTCGGACGGCCTGACCGCCTACCGGTTCAGGCCGAGGGCCGTGCTGCTGCCGCGCGACACCGCGCAGACGGCGCAGTGCGTCCGTATCCTGGCGGACGCCGGCATTCCCTGGGTTGCGCGCGGTGCGGGGACCGGCCTGTCGGGTGGTGCGCTGGCCCTGAGCAATGCAGTGGTGATCTCGCTGGCCCGCATGGACTCCATCATCGATGTGGACGCCGGCAACCGTCGCGCGCGCGTTCAGCCCGGAGTGGTGAACGTCGAGCTGTCGGCGGCCGTCGCGGGTGCCGGACTGTACTACGCTCCCGATCCGAGCTCGCAGACCGTGTGCACGATTGGCGGGAATGTCGCGGAGAACGCTGGCGGACCGCACTGCCTGAAGTACGGGACAACCACGAATCACATTGTCGGACTGACAGTTGTGACTACAGATGGGAATGTGATCGAGCTGGACACGGGCGCGGCGGACGGCGGGCTGGATCTCGTCGGCGTGTTCGTGGGCAGTGAGGGCACGTTCGGCATCGCGACGGAGATCACGGTACGGCTCCTCGCAATCCCGGAAGCCGTGGAAACGCTGCTCGCGCTCTTCGACGACGTGGATGACGCCAGCCGCGCCGTCTCCGCGCTGATCGCCGCGGGCCTCCTGCCTGCCGCACTCGAGATGGTCGATCGTGAGGCCATCCGCGCCGTGGAAGCCAGCGCGTATGCCGCCGGTCTGCCTACCGACATCGCCGGGGCGCTGGTCATCGAGTTCGATGGCAGTCCCGCCGCGGTGAAGACGGATGCGGACGAGGCGGTGGAGATCTGCCGGCAGGGCGGTGCCCGCGAGGTCCAGCGCGCCACCGATGAAGCCGAGCGGCAGCGCCTCTGGTACGCGCGGAAGAAGGCGTTTGGAGCCATGGGCCGCATCGCGCCCGATATCCTGGTGCAGGACGCCGTTGTGCCGCGCTCGAAGCTGCCGGCAACGCTCCGTGAGATATACGAGATCGCCGCGCGTCACGGCCTCGTCATGTGCAACATGTTCCATGCGGGCGACGGTAATCTCCACCCGACGCTCGTCTTCGACCGCCGCGACCCGGACCAGGTACGGCGCGTCGAGCTCGCTTCGAAGGAGATGATGATCACCTGTGTCCGAGCCGGCGGTACGATCACCGGCGAACACGGCGTGGGCCTCGACAAGCGGGAATACATGGAGATGATCTTCAGTGAAGAGGAAATGGCGGTGATGTGCGATATCCGTCGCGCATTCGATCCTCTCGGCCTCGCCAATCCGGCCAAGGTCCTGCCGATCCGCGTGTGCCGCGAGTGGGTCGGGCCCGCAACTCGTCGCGTTGCGGATCCAGCCGGGTGA
- a CDS encoding MBL fold metallo-hydrolase → MSNTAAQPVHRASGRSMRYNGAGVAAQTAASLNRAKDTSMHLRPRSFLAPNASPMTMDGTITYVVGRGIVAIIDPGSADPSHLDTLAGVAGEARRAVIIVTHDHPDHSTGALELAERTGAALLGGHAGRESGRGTAGVRKPGPGSDTGSVRKSTGGAARAAGGGLLADGASVETDEGKLVIVRTPGHAPDHISLHWPAASAIFCGDLMMGGSDTAVVAAPEGELGAYLDSLERLRSLDASVIYPAHGPPFTDPDEAIDRYVEHRQDRLRQVQAALDAGARDVGKITDQLYGESLESGLRPFAEAAVEAYLAYLRATGRA, encoded by the coding sequence ATGTCGAACACAGCGGCACAGCCGGTGCACCGTGCCAGCGGCCGCAGCATGCGGTATAATGGCGCAGGCGTCGCTGCGCAGACGGCTGCGTCGCTCAATCGCGCCAAGGACACTTCCATGCACCTGCGGCCCCGCTCGTTCCTCGCGCCGAATGCGTCGCCGATGACCATGGACGGCACCATCACGTATGTGGTCGGCAGGGGCATCGTGGCGATCATCGATCCTGGCTCTGCGGACCCGTCGCATCTCGACACGCTGGCGGGCGTCGCCGGTGAAGCACGGCGGGCGGTGATCATCGTGACTCACGATCATCCCGACCACAGTACGGGCGCCCTGGAGCTGGCGGAACGCACGGGCGCAGCGCTGCTCGGAGGGCACGCGGGCAGGGAGAGTGGACGGGGAACGGCCGGGGTTCGGAAACCGGGTCCCGGGTCCGATACGGGGTCGGTCCGCAAGAGCACCGGCGGGGCGGCACGGGCTGCCGGGGGCGGGCTGCTGGCCGACGGAGCGAGCGTCGAGACGGATGAAGGTAAACTGGTGATCGTGCGTACGCCCGGTCATGCACCCGACCACATCTCGCTGCACTGGCCGGCGGCATCGGCCATCTTCTGCGGTGACCTGATGATGGGCGGGTCGGACACCGCAGTCGTAGCGGCTCCCGAGGGCGAGCTCGGGGCGTATCTCGACTCGCTGGAGCGGCTGCGCTCGCTCGACGCATCAGTGATCTATCCTGCTCACGGACCGCCGTTTACGGATCCGGACGAGGCCATCGACCGGTACGTGGAGCATCGTCAGGACCGACTTCGCCAGGTCCAGGCGGCGCTCGATGCCGGGGCGCGCGATGTCGGGAAAATCACTGACCAACTCTACGGCGAGTCGCTCGAGAGCGGACTGCGTCCGTTCGCCGAGGCGGCTGTCGAGGCGTACTTGGCGTACCTGCGTGCGACTGGACGCGCCTGA
- a CDS encoding GAF domain-containing protein → MVDAGKLIKRIQEMRDEGYLSDAILRESVKQLKAGDVDYNFVGVYLFNPDEQILWLHNYMGTSTEHARIEVGKGVCGTAVAEKKNQNVGDVTQIDNYLACSPKTKAELVVLIRAGDEIFGQIDIDARTKDAFTRGDQEAVEMIADKLAEVFMAERR, encoded by the coding sequence ATGGTGGATGCAGGCAAGCTGATCAAGCGGATCCAGGAGATGCGTGACGAGGGATACCTCTCGGACGCCATCCTTCGCGAGTCCGTCAAGCAGCTCAAGGCGGGCGACGTGGATTACAACTTCGTCGGGGTCTATCTGTTCAACCCCGACGAGCAGATCCTCTGGCTCCACAACTACATGGGTACGTCGACGGAGCATGCGCGCATCGAGGTGGGCAAAGGCGTCTGCGGCACGGCGGTCGCCGAGAAGAAGAACCAGAACGTCGGCGACGTCACGCAGATCGACAACTACCTGGCGTGCAGCCCGAAGACGAAGGCGGAACTCGTCGTGCTGATTCGCGCCGGCGACGAGATCTTCGGCCAGATCGACATCGACGCACGCACGAAGGACGCATTCACGCGCGGCGACCAGGAAGCCGTCGAGATGATCGCCGACAAGCTCGCCGAAGTATTCATGGCCGAGCGCCGGTAG
- a CDS encoding cyclase family protein yields MGFALEHAPDSAGGSVHWHVVRPSAIFLRLMRIHDISQPLGAETATWPGDRRVDLEWTLGMDRGDSVNVASLATSVHAGTHADGFRHVTRDGETAARMPLAAYIGRCLVVDVTGVREISIDDVAGVDLGSVERILFRTRAAVDETEFPAAFAHIAPQLARQIAAAGVRLVGTDAPSVDPVDSKSLDAHHAFVRGRVAILENVVLVDVEPGEYTLVALPLRLVEADSSPVRAVLIEGDILPRGGPGPDAAGGGRGHAG; encoded by the coding sequence ATGGGCTTCGCACTCGAACACGCTCCCGATTCGGCGGGCGGATCCGTTCACTGGCACGTCGTCCGGCCCAGCGCTATCTTCCTCCGCCTCATGCGCATCCACGATATTTCACAGCCGCTCGGCGCGGAGACGGCCACATGGCCGGGCGACCGGCGAGTCGACCTGGAGTGGACGCTGGGCATGGACCGCGGCGATTCGGTCAACGTCGCCTCTCTCGCGACATCGGTGCATGCGGGCACGCACGCGGACGGTTTCCGGCACGTGACCCGTGACGGCGAGACCGCGGCCCGCATGCCACTCGCGGCATACATCGGCCGTTGCCTCGTGGTCGACGTGACGGGGGTGCGCGAAATATCGATCGACGACGTGGCGGGAGTGGATCTCGGCAGCGTGGAGCGCATCCTGTTCCGGACCCGCGCGGCGGTTGATGAGACCGAGTTCCCGGCGGCCTTCGCGCATATCGCGCCGCAGCTGGCGCGGCAGATTGCGGCTGCGGGGGTCCGGCTGGTCGGGACGGACGCCCCGTCGGTCGACCCCGTCGATTCGAAATCGCTCGATGCGCATCACGCGTTCGTACGGGGCCGCGTCGCCATCCTCGAGAATGTGGTGCTCGTCGACGTCGAACCGGGCGAGTACACTCTGGTGGCCCTGCCGCTGCGGCTGGTGGAAGCGGACAGCTCGCCGGTACGTGCGGTACTGATTGAAGGGGACATTCTGCCACGCGGCGGACCAGGTCCGGATGCGGCGGGCGGCGGGCGAGGTCACGCAGGATGA
- a CDS encoding response regulator produces MGEKQIRKTILVVEDNKDELMIYTTLLSFRGYSILAAATYDDAITVAQAQQPDLAVIDIQLNDPQDRDGCDLVCALREDERTRDMPVIAHTAFGDVYRDSLDRAGCASIIHKPSRPSVLLEAIASLIGPGANTSGTSEADPAK; encoded by the coding sequence GTGGGGGAAAAACAGATAAGGAAGACCATACTCGTCGTCGAGGACAACAAGGACGAGTTGATGATATACACTACGCTGCTCAGCTTCCGCGGCTACTCGATCCTGGCGGCCGCTACATACGATGATGCGATAACGGTCGCGCAGGCGCAGCAGCCGGACCTCGCCGTCATCGATATCCAGCTCAATGACCCGCAGGACCGGGATGGATGCGATCTGGTATGCGCCCTGCGCGAGGACGAGCGCACGCGCGACATGCCGGTTATCGCACACACCGCGTTCGGTGACGTGTACCGCGACAGTCTCGATCGGGCGGGCTGCGCATCCATCATCCACAAGCCGTCGAGACCCTCCGTACTGCTCGAGGCCATCGCGTCCCTGATCGGGCCGGGCGCGAACACGTCGGGCACCAGTGAGGCGGATCCGGCGAAGTAA